In one window of Bradyrhizobium sp. AZCC 1721 DNA:
- the nudC gene encoding NAD(+) diphosphatase — translation MSAFDKYPLGKPAFVTHILDRAAHLRTNDEKLFALENQRNASAYVIYRDSLLVKQEADGPRVLLGVEEAVKLGANPGTIFLGLRDGAPVFGMGISAAAVEKLMTRDDVAVTELRGMAMQGTVPPEQLSAIAMAKSMVTWHQRHGYCANCGTRTAMREGGWKRECPSCKAEHFPRTDPVVIMLVTHGDRCLLGRQKQFMPGMWSCLAGFVEAAETIEDAVCREIFEESGIRCTDVSYYMTQPWPYPSSLMIGCSARALNEEIVVDRAELEDARWFDRAEVALMHKRQHPDGLFAAHPFAIAHHLIGQWLHPRG, via the coding sequence ATGTCCGCATTCGACAAATATCCGCTGGGGAAGCCCGCTTTCGTTACCCATATTCTCGATCGCGCCGCGCATCTGCGCACCAATGACGAAAAATTGTTCGCGCTGGAGAACCAGCGCAACGCCAGCGCCTATGTGATCTACCGCGACTCGCTCCTGGTGAAGCAGGAGGCGGATGGGCCGCGCGTGCTGCTCGGCGTCGAAGAAGCCGTGAAGCTCGGCGCCAATCCCGGCACCATCTTTCTGGGCCTGCGCGACGGCGCGCCGGTGTTCGGCATGGGCATTTCGGCGGCCGCCGTGGAAAAACTGATGACGCGCGACGACGTCGCCGTGACCGAGCTGCGCGGCATGGCCATGCAGGGCACCGTGCCGCCGGAACAACTCTCCGCGATCGCTATGGCTAAATCGATGGTGACCTGGCATCAGCGCCACGGCTATTGCGCCAATTGCGGTACCCGCACCGCGATGAGGGAAGGCGGCTGGAAGCGCGAGTGCCCGAGTTGCAAGGCCGAACACTTTCCGCGCACCGATCCGGTCGTAATCATGCTGGTTACGCACGGTGATCGGTGCCTGCTCGGCCGGCAGAAGCAGTTTATGCCTGGAATGTGGTCGTGCCTCGCCGGCTTCGTCGAAGCGGCCGAGACGATCGAGGACGCGGTCTGCCGGGAAATTTTCGAGGAATCCGGCATTCGTTGCACCGACGTGAGCTACTACATGACGCAGCCGTGGCCCTATCCGTCATCGCTAATGATCGGATGTTCCGCGCGCGCGCTCAACGAGGAGATCGTAGTGGACCGCGCAGAGCTCGAGGACGCGCGCTGGTTCGATCGCGCCGAAGTCGCTCTCATGCACAAGCGCCAACACCCCGACGGCCTGTTTGCCGCGCACCCCTTCGCGATCGCGCATCATTTGATCGGCCAATGGTTGCATCCGCGGGGATAA
- a CDS encoding HIT family protein, protein MPSDSSIWSLHSQLKKDTIDIGDLPLCKVLVIKDAHYPWLLLVPRRAGAVEIIDLDDVEQAQLMTEISRVSRALKEITKCDKLNVAALGNLVPQLHVHVIARRTSDAAWPRPVWGVMPPLAHDAEEVQNFINALRRKIWLG, encoded by the coding sequence ATGCCCTCTGATTCCTCCATCTGGTCGCTGCATTCCCAGCTCAAAAAGGACACCATCGACATCGGCGACCTGCCGCTGTGCAAGGTGCTGGTGATCAAGGACGCGCATTACCCGTGGCTGCTGCTGGTGCCGCGCCGGGCAGGTGCGGTGGAAATCATCGACCTCGACGATGTCGAGCAGGCGCAGTTGATGACCGAAATCTCCCGGGTTTCGCGGGCGCTCAAAGAGATCACCAAATGCGACAAGCTCAATGTCGCGGCGCTCGGCAATCTGGTGCCGCAGTTGCATGTCCATGTCATCGCGCGGCGCACCAGCGATGCGGCCTGGCCGCGCCCGGTCTGGGGCGTGATGCCGCCGTTGGCGCACGACGCCGAGGAAGTCCAGAATTTCATCAACGCGCTTCGCCGCAAGATCTGGTTGGGTTGA